Proteins encoded within one genomic window of Rhododendron vialii isolate Sample 1 chromosome 1a, ASM3025357v1:
- the LOC131304656 gene encoding vacuolar protein sorting-associated protein 51 homolog isoform X2: MKNNIVGMESNMEQLLEKIISVQSRSDGVNTSLFEKREHIEKLHRTRNLLRKVQFIYDLPSRLGKCIKSEAYADAVKYYTGAMPIFKAYGNTSFQDCKRASEEAISIIKKNLQGKLFSDTESIQARAEAAMLLKQLDFPVDSLKAKLLEKLEQSIDDLRPESRDISNASVDCDEPSKQEIFIDSVPSTAHQASTHEFVEALRAYRVIFPDSEQQLIKLAQNLVTKNFEVTQQQIRRQIRSVDLLGMLQAIWTDVLLMDEVLPEAALSAFSIEAAHVAVKQYIDSRFSHLLLTISDALTKVQCRPKEGVEEEYTLESALGASKKAVTEGSMDVLQDFRQLLDDDLGLLVKLRALLNDWVQEGFQDFFRKLDNHFLLLSGKINSTGQDQGLTEGTQKEKIISGLLVVLAQLSVFIEQSAIPRITEEIAASFSAGGARGYEYGPAFVPAEICRIFRSAGEKFLHLYINMRTQKISVLLRKRFTTPNWVKHKEPREVHMFVDLFLQELEAIGTEVKQILPQGIHRKHHRTDSNGSTTSSRSNPLRDDRIIRSNTQRGRSQLLETHLAKLFKQKMEIFTKVEHTQESVVTTIVKFCLKSLQEFVRLQTFNRSGFQQIQLDIQFLRTTLKETAEDEAAIDFLLDEVIVAAAERCLDPIPLEPPILDKLIQAKLAKNSEQSPASSSLHGFSSP, from the exons ATGAAGAATAACATTGTGGGCATGGAATCAAATATGGAGCAGCTTCTTGAGAAG ATAATATCTGTGCAATCTCGAAGTGATGGGGTGAATACTTCTCTCTTTGAAAAGAGAGAGCATATAGAGAAATTGCATCGAACTCGCAATCTTCTGCGTAAAGTCCAG TTCATATATGATCTACCTTCTAGGCTTGGAAAGTGCATAAAATCAGAAGCTTATGCTGATGCAGTCAAGTATTATACAGGTGCAATGCCAATTTTTAAG GCATATGGGAACACATCATTCCAGGATTGTAAGAGAGCATCTGAAGAAGCAATTTCTATAATTAAGAAGAACTTGCAG GGAAAGCTATTCTCAGATACTGAATCCATACAGGCAAGAGCTGAGGCTGCAATGCTTCTTAAGCAGTTGGACTTCCCG GTTGATAGCTTGAAGGCCAAACTCCTTGAAAAGTTAGAGCAATCCATTGACGATCTCCGACCTGAATCTAGAGATATAAGCAATGCTTCTGTGGATTGTGATGAACCTTCTAAACAGGAAATTTTTATTGATTCAGTCCCTTCTACTGCTCATCAG GCTTCTACTCATGAGTTTGTGGAAGCTCTCCGTGCTTATCGAGTAATATTCCCTGATTCGGAGCAGCAACTAATCAAACTGGCACAAAACCTAGTTACTAA GAACTTTGAGGTCACTCAACAACAAATCAGGAGACAGATTCGTTCGGTAGACCTGTTGGGAATGCTTC AGGCAATTTGGACTGATGTGCTCTTGATGGATGAAGTATTACCCGAGGCTGCTCTCTCTGCTTTTTCTATAGAG GCTGCCCATGTTGCAGTCAAACAGTACATTGATAGCAGATTTTCTCATCTGCTACTTACCATCTCAG ATGCCCTTACAAAAGTCCAATGTAGACCGAAGGAGGGAGTAGAAGAAGAATATACTTTGGAGTCTGCCCTTGGTGCTAGCAAAAAAGCAGTAACCGAAGGCAGTATGGATGTCCTACAG GACTTCCGCCAACTCCTTGATGATGACCTAGGACTGCTGGTGAAGTTGAGAGCTTTACTTAATGACTGGGTGCAGGAAGGATTTCAAgattttttcagaaaacttGACAATCACTTCCTCTTGCTTTCTGGAAAGATCAATTCAACTGGTCAAGATCAAGGTTTGACAGAGGGAACACAGAAGGAAAAAATTATATCTGGGCTTCTTGTTGTGCTAGCTCAACTTTCTGTTTTCATCGAACAAAGTGCCATCCCAAGAATTACAGAG GAAATAGCTGCCTCTTTTTCTGCTGGTGGTGCTCGAGGCTACGAATATGGTCCTGCTTTTGTTCCTGCAGAAATTTGTCGAATATTTCGGTCAGCCGGTGAAAAGTTTTTGCACCTT tATATCAATATGAGAACTCAAAAGATATCAGTTCTCCTAAGGAAGAGGTTTACAACACCAAATTGGGTCAAG cacaAAGAACCGAGAGAAGTTCACATGTTCGTTGATCTGTTTCTTCAAGAG TTGGAAGCAATAGGAACCGAAGTTAAGCAAATTTTACCTCAAGGGATTCATCGTAAACATCATCGAACGGACAGCAATGGAAGCACGACGTCTTCACGCAGCAATCCATTACGAGATGATAGAATAATCCGGTCAAATACCCAAAGGGGCAGGAGCCAGCTTCTGGAGACCCATCTAGCGAAGTTGTTTAagcaaaaaatggaaattttcaCAAAAGTTGAACATACGCAG GAGTCAGTGGTAACAACAATCGTAAAATTTTGCCTGAAGAGTTTACAAGAGTTTGTCCGACTCCAGACCTTTAACCGTAGTGGATTCCAGCAAATACAGCTGGACATTCAGTTCCTGAGGACCACTTTAAAGGAAACTGCTGAAGACGAAGCTGCCATTGATTTCCTACTCGATGAG GTGATTGTTGCTGCTGCGGAGCGATGTCTTGATCCAATTCCCTTGGAACCCCCCATCTTGGACAAGCTCATACAAGCAAAGTTGGCCAAGAACTCAGAACAGAGCCCAGCTTCTTCGTCCTTGCATGGATTTTCAAGTCCGTAA
- the LOC131304656 gene encoding vacuolar protein sorting-associated protein 51 homolog isoform X1 → MEVDGGAPLDDKAKRMRDLLSSFYSADPPPSMPSNTSSRYATLDTINTTSFDAEQYMNLLVQKSNLENLLQRHVEMAAEIKNLDTDLQMLVYENYNKFISATDTIKRMKNNIVGMESNMEQLLEKIISVQSRSDGVNTSLFEKREHIEKLHRTRNLLRKVQFIYDLPSRLGKCIKSEAYADAVKYYTGAMPIFKAYGNTSFQDCKRASEEAISIIKKNLQGKLFSDTESIQARAEAAMLLKQLDFPVDSLKAKLLEKLEQSIDDLRPESRDISNASVDCDEPSKQEIFIDSVPSTAHQASTHEFVEALRAYRVIFPDSEQQLIKLAQNLVTKNFEVTQQQIRRQIRSVDLLGMLQAIWTDVLLMDEVLPEAALSAFSIEAAHVAVKQYIDSRFSHLLLTISDALTKVQCRPKEGVEEEYTLESALGASKKAVTEGSMDVLQDFRQLLDDDLGLLVKLRALLNDWVQEGFQDFFRKLDNHFLLLSGKINSTGQDQGLTEGTQKEKIISGLLVVLAQLSVFIEQSAIPRITEEIAASFSAGGARGYEYGPAFVPAEICRIFRSAGEKFLHLYINMRTQKISVLLRKRFTTPNWVKHKEPREVHMFVDLFLQELEAIGTEVKQILPQGIHRKHHRTDSNGSTTSSRSNPLRDDRIIRSNTQRGRSQLLETHLAKLFKQKMEIFTKVEHTQESVVTTIVKFCLKSLQEFVRLQTFNRSGFQQIQLDIQFLRTTLKETAEDEAAIDFLLDEVIVAAAERCLDPIPLEPPILDKLIQAKLAKNSEQSPASSSLHGFSSP, encoded by the exons atggaggtGGATGGTGGTGCTCCGTTGGACGACAAAGCCAAGAGAATGAGAGATCTGTTGTCGAGCTTCTACTCCGCAGATCCTCCTCCTTCAATGCCCTCAAATACTTCTTCCAGATACGCCACGCTTGACACCATCAACACCACTTCTTTCGACGCCGAACAATACATGAATCTCCTC GTACAAAAGTCAAATTTAGAGAACCTGCTTCAGAGACATGTTGAGATGGCTGCTGAGATTAAAAATCTTGACACTGACTTGCAAATGTTAGTGTATGAAAACTACAACAAGTTTATAAGTGCCACAGATACAATTAAGAG GATGAAGAATAACATTGTGGGCATGGAATCAAATATGGAGCAGCTTCTTGAGAAG ATAATATCTGTGCAATCTCGAAGTGATGGGGTGAATACTTCTCTCTTTGAAAAGAGAGAGCATATAGAGAAATTGCATCGAACTCGCAATCTTCTGCGTAAAGTCCAG TTCATATATGATCTACCTTCTAGGCTTGGAAAGTGCATAAAATCAGAAGCTTATGCTGATGCAGTCAAGTATTATACAGGTGCAATGCCAATTTTTAAG GCATATGGGAACACATCATTCCAGGATTGTAAGAGAGCATCTGAAGAAGCAATTTCTATAATTAAGAAGAACTTGCAG GGAAAGCTATTCTCAGATACTGAATCCATACAGGCAAGAGCTGAGGCTGCAATGCTTCTTAAGCAGTTGGACTTCCCG GTTGATAGCTTGAAGGCCAAACTCCTTGAAAAGTTAGAGCAATCCATTGACGATCTCCGACCTGAATCTAGAGATATAAGCAATGCTTCTGTGGATTGTGATGAACCTTCTAAACAGGAAATTTTTATTGATTCAGTCCCTTCTACTGCTCATCAG GCTTCTACTCATGAGTTTGTGGAAGCTCTCCGTGCTTATCGAGTAATATTCCCTGATTCGGAGCAGCAACTAATCAAACTGGCACAAAACCTAGTTACTAA GAACTTTGAGGTCACTCAACAACAAATCAGGAGACAGATTCGTTCGGTAGACCTGTTGGGAATGCTTC AGGCAATTTGGACTGATGTGCTCTTGATGGATGAAGTATTACCCGAGGCTGCTCTCTCTGCTTTTTCTATAGAG GCTGCCCATGTTGCAGTCAAACAGTACATTGATAGCAGATTTTCTCATCTGCTACTTACCATCTCAG ATGCCCTTACAAAAGTCCAATGTAGACCGAAGGAGGGAGTAGAAGAAGAATATACTTTGGAGTCTGCCCTTGGTGCTAGCAAAAAAGCAGTAACCGAAGGCAGTATGGATGTCCTACAG GACTTCCGCCAACTCCTTGATGATGACCTAGGACTGCTGGTGAAGTTGAGAGCTTTACTTAATGACTGGGTGCAGGAAGGATTTCAAgattttttcagaaaacttGACAATCACTTCCTCTTGCTTTCTGGAAAGATCAATTCAACTGGTCAAGATCAAGGTTTGACAGAGGGAACACAGAAGGAAAAAATTATATCTGGGCTTCTTGTTGTGCTAGCTCAACTTTCTGTTTTCATCGAACAAAGTGCCATCCCAAGAATTACAGAG GAAATAGCTGCCTCTTTTTCTGCTGGTGGTGCTCGAGGCTACGAATATGGTCCTGCTTTTGTTCCTGCAGAAATTTGTCGAATATTTCGGTCAGCCGGTGAAAAGTTTTTGCACCTT tATATCAATATGAGAACTCAAAAGATATCAGTTCTCCTAAGGAAGAGGTTTACAACACCAAATTGGGTCAAG cacaAAGAACCGAGAGAAGTTCACATGTTCGTTGATCTGTTTCTTCAAGAG TTGGAAGCAATAGGAACCGAAGTTAAGCAAATTTTACCTCAAGGGATTCATCGTAAACATCATCGAACGGACAGCAATGGAAGCACGACGTCTTCACGCAGCAATCCATTACGAGATGATAGAATAATCCGGTCAAATACCCAAAGGGGCAGGAGCCAGCTTCTGGAGACCCATCTAGCGAAGTTGTTTAagcaaaaaatggaaattttcaCAAAAGTTGAACATACGCAG GAGTCAGTGGTAACAACAATCGTAAAATTTTGCCTGAAGAGTTTACAAGAGTTTGTCCGACTCCAGACCTTTAACCGTAGTGGATTCCAGCAAATACAGCTGGACATTCAGTTCCTGAGGACCACTTTAAAGGAAACTGCTGAAGACGAAGCTGCCATTGATTTCCTACTCGATGAG GTGATTGTTGCTGCTGCGGAGCGATGTCTTGATCCAATTCCCTTGGAACCCCCCATCTTGGACAAGCTCATACAAGCAAAGTTGGCCAAGAACTCAGAACAGAGCCCAGCTTCTTCGTCCTTGCATGGATTTTCAAGTCCGTAA
- the LOC131305563 gene encoding bZIP transcription factor 53, which yields MDSVKQTASSGSDGNKRYAGVDDRKRKRMKSNRESARRSRMRKQQHVEGLISQVTQLQNENRLIEEKINSVANVYVGIASQNNVMRAQLAELTDRLRALNTVLQIAEEVVGYTVDIPEIPDALLEPWQLPCPMQTVAAPSSMFRC from the coding sequence atggatTCAGTGAAACAGACGGCAAGTTCAGGATCCGATGGGAATAAGCGGTACGCGGGGGTGGACGACAGGAAAAGGAAGAGGATGAAATCCAACAGGGAATCAGCTAGGAGGTCCCGTATGAGGAAGCAGCAGCATGTGGAAGGTCTGATTAGTCAAGTGACCCAGCTGCAAAACGAGAACAGGCTCATTGAGGAGAAGATCAATAGCGTTGCCAATGTCTACGTTGGGATTGCATCTCAGAACAATGTCATGAGAGCTCAGCTTGCCGAATTGACTGATCGGCTTCGTGCACTGAATACGGTTCTCCAGATTGCGGAGGAAGTTGTTGGGTACACAGTGGACATCCCTGAAATTCCAGATGCTTTGCTGGAACCATGGCAGCTCCCCTGTCCAATGCAGACAGTTGCTGCTCCTTCAAGCATGTTTCGGTGCTGA
- the LOC131305687 gene encoding calvin cycle protein CP12-1, chloroplastic, with protein sequence MATISGVSLSTPRIMAKASDPSKVHTIASPWLNNPWKRSNQFGAGRMYVRPVAAAPEKISEKVEESIKSAEEKCSEDPVSGECAAAWDEVEELSAAASHARDKKKDSDPLETFCKDNPETDECRTYDN encoded by the coding sequence ATGGCAACAATTTCTGGTGTGAGCCTCTCAACGCCAAGAATCATGGCCAAGGCCTCAGACCCATCTAAGGTCCACACCATAGCATCCCCCTGGCTGAACAACCCATGGAAGAGATCCAACCAATTCGGGGCGGGCCGCATGTACGTCCGGCCCGTGGCTGCAGCACCGGAGAAGATATCGGAGAAGGTGGAAGAGAGCATCAAGAGCGCGGAGGAGAAATGCTCCGAGGATCCGGTGAGCGGAGAGTGCGCAGCAGCGTGGGATGAGGTGGAGGAGCTGAGCGCAGCGGCTAGCCATGCCAGGGACAAGAAGAAGGACTCCGACCCACTTGAGACCTTCTGCAAGGATAACCCGGAGACCGATGAGTGCCGCACTTATGATAATTGA
- the LOC131305318 gene encoding uncharacterized protein LOC131305318: MEMRLTLLFMAGIIALHITAEKCRQLVGEEASSKSRTERFTFLNCFDMSYGTIACAVKEIVKLYFYYIRAAHVHKQVSEATEAAMREKLSEGQSLEEAVKWAYQKGNEAKRRATRQAKHIMGPVISSAWDFFETIWVGGTLAEGAIRGTGTFFGSYAGGVIGEGRLGWVGFLAGSQMGSWVGGRIGLMAYDVGKGIQYLLHFVHNKSNYYLDLKDSSL, encoded by the exons ATGGAAATGAGGCTAACCCTGCTCTTCATGGCTGGCATTATTGCACTCCACATAACAG CTGAAAAATGCCGGCAGCTAGTTGGGGAAGAAGCTTCTTCGAAAAGCAGGACAGAGAGGTTTACATTCTTGAACTGCTTTGACATGAGCTATGGAACCATAGCATGTGCGGTTAAGGAAATTGTCAAGCTTTATTTCTACTACATCAGAGCCGCTCATGTTCATAAGCAAGTAAGCGAGGCAACTGAGGCTGCTATGAGGGAGAAACTGTCCGAGGGACAGAGCCTTGAAGAAGCCGTTAAATGGGCATATCAAAAGGGGAATGAAGCAAAAAGAAGAGCAACTCGACAAGCAAAGCACATAATGGGGCCTGTTATATCTTCTGCATGGGACTTCTTTGAAACCATTTGGGTAGGAGGTACCCTAGCAGAGGGCGCCATTAGGGGCACTGGAACCTTTTTCGGGTCCTACGCTGGAGGGGTTATTGGAGAGGGGAGACTTGGGTGGGTGGGTTTTCTTGCTGGGAGCCAAATGGGGAGTTGGGTTGGAGGAAGGATAGGGCTGATGGCATATGATGTTGGGAAAGGCATACAATACTTGCTTCACTTTGTTCACAACAAAAGCAACTATTATCTGGATTTGAAGGATTCCTCTCTTTGA
- the LOC131305729 gene encoding probable cytochrome c oxidase subunit 5C-1 isoform X2 encodes MAAHKVAHATLTGPSVVKEILIGISLGLVAGGLWKMHHWNEQRKTRAFYDLLEKGEISVVAEE; translated from the coding sequence ATGGCTGCACATAAGGTTGCTCACGCGACTTTGACAGGACCAAGTGTGGTGAAGGAGATACTTATTGGCATCTCACTTGGCTTGGTAGCAGGTGGACTATGGAAAATGCATCACTGGAATGAGCAGAGGAAAACGAGAGCATTCTATGATTTGCTAGAGAAAGGTGAGATTAGCGTTGTTGCAGAAGAATAA
- the LOC131305729 gene encoding probable cytochrome c oxidase subunit 5C-1 isoform X1 has protein sequence MLLWIYYFSIYKSCANGSLSFHCRSRMAAHKVAHATLTGPSVVKEILIGISLGLVAGGLWKMHHWNEQRKTRAFYDLLEKGEISVVAEE, from the exons ATGCTTTTATGGATCTACTACTTTTCGATCTATAAAAGCTGTGCAAATG GTTCACTATCTTTTCATTGCAGAAGCAGAATGGCTGCACATAAGGTTGCTCACGCGACTTTGACAGGACCAAGTGTGGTGAAGGAGATACTTATTGGCATCTCACTTGGCTTGGTAGCAGGTGGACTATGGAAAATGCATCACTGGAATGAGCAGAGGAAAACGAGAGCATTCTATGATTTGCTAGAGAAAGGTGAGATTAGCGTTGTTGCAGAAGAATAA
- the LOC131304905 gene encoding uncharacterized protein LOC131304905 — MASFFCSAKFFLLLLVISAVPIAYLISLETAKPTSHVYHYHSTGWFREGAKWDDLNTRFLVSFMEGGVGQIRVPDDYSPGTVLEEVRVVTDVDLAGNASLGLVVDPPRNRLLVAIADVFGNRYGAVAAYDLTTWDRLFLTQLSGSGDGKTFADDVTVDAVGNSYITDAQGNKIWKVGVNGEFQSTITSPLFIPKEWYKNIVGLNGIVYHPNGYLVVIHTFSGNLFKVEIEKGDDVKLIEVEGGPLSFGDGLELLSPTRLVVAGNPSRLVESSNDWETAKVIGKSKGQSHRLVTAATVKDEKVYLNHILGLGYPRRKHVLMEAVFDS, encoded by the exons ATGGCGTCTTTCTTCTGTTCTGCCAaatttttcctcctcctcctggtCATATCGGCGGTCCCCATCGCGTACCTCATATCCCTGGAAACAGCGAAACCAACATCCCACGTGTACCACTACCACAGCACCGGATGGTTCAGGGAGGGCGCAAAGTGGGACGATCTCAACACTCGCTTCCTCGTCTCTTTCATGGAGGGGGGTGTGGGCCAGATCCGGGTGCCCGACGACTACTCTCCGGGTACGGTACTGGAGGAAGTTCGGGTAGTCACGGACGTTGACTTGGCCGGCAACGCCTCTCTGGGTCTCGTCGTCGACCCCCCTAGGAATCGTTTGTTGGTGGCGATCGCCGACGTGTTTGGTAATCGCTACGGTGCAGTCGCGGCGTATGATTTGACCACGTGGGACCGATTGTTTCTTACTCAACTCAGTGGCTCAG GAGATGGAAAAACTTTTGCAGATGATGTAACGGTGGATGCAGTGGGCAACTCGTATATCACTGATGCCCAAGGAAACAAGATTTGGAAGGTTGGGGTGAATGGAGAGTTCCAATCAACCATTACAAGCCCACTCTTCATTCCAAAAGAGTGGTACAAAAACATAGTCGGCCTTAACGGGATTGTTTATCATCCTAACGGGTATTTAGTAGTAATCCACACTTTCTCTGGTAATTTGTTCAAGGTTGAGATAGAGAAGGGAGATGACGTGAAGTTAATTGAGGTGGAAGGGGGCCCACTTTCATTTGGAGATGGTTTAGAGCTATTATCTCCGACAAGGCTCGTGGTTGCTGGAAACCCTTCGAGACTGGTTGAAAGTTCCAATGATTGGGAGACTGCCAAGGTGATAGGCAAGTCCAAGGGGCAGAGCCATCGATTAGTAACGGCTGCAACGGTGAAGGATGAAAAAGTGTATTTGAACCACATTCTGGGGTTGGGTTACCCTAGGAGAAAGCACGTCTTGATGGAGGCAGTTTTTGATAGTTAG
- the LOC131304716 gene encoding protein trichome birefringence-like 6 isoform X1 encodes MEKLRSFSIKTTRFLLFAFTISSSVIFLIFFSLWLIRATSSVHQQTHFMFNTPTQSLGLKPLTLQTSTASTRNFSAILIDTHFTTPENRSRFANVPRFQTKEGGTEVSGHGNIANFAINGTSISNRVAKSENTYGFAQGSIAGLLKRRENESEVSDNGIYQGAAGNGKSTSTQKNVFYNLPEKNEVSSGEIIEDRKSRNCDVTKGRWVSDENYALYTNVSCPFIDEGFDCQGNGRLDKEYMKWRWQPQDCDIPRFNATKMLELIRGKRLVFVGDSINRNQWESMLCLLMGAIKDPKRVYETRGRRITKEKGDYSFKFVDYKCTVEYYATHFLVHESKARLGKKRVQTLKIDTIDKGSSRWRGADILVFNTAHWWTHFKTKAGINYYQERGQVHPHLDVSTAFQRALVTWASWVDKHTNPGKNQVFFRSSAPSHFRGGQWNSGGHCKEATEPLPKISSFNYPEKNSIVEKVIKQMKTPVTYLNVTSLSEYRIDAHPSVYGRKFRKSYSSSFQDCSHWCLPGVPDTWNELLYYHLHFERREMW; translated from the exons ATGGAGAAGCTGAGGAGTTTCTCCATTAAAACCACTAGATTCTTGCTGTTTGCTTTCACAATCTCTTCCTCCGTCATTTTTCTAATCTTCTTCTCCCTCTGGCTTATTAGGGCTACTTCTTCTGTTCACCAACAAACCCATTTTATGTTCAACACGCCCACTCAAAGTCTAGGCCTCAAGCCCTTAACTCTTCAGACTTCGACCGCTTCCACTAGAAATTTCTCAGCAATTCTGATTGATACCCATTTCACGACACCAGAAAATAGGTCCCGGTTTGCTAATGTTCCAAGATTTCAGACCAAGGAAGGTGGTACGGAAGTGTCAGGCCATGGGAATATTGCGAATTTTGCTATAAATGGAACTTCCATCAGTAATCGTGTCGCGAAATCTGAAAATACTTACGGGTTTGCTCAAGGTTCAATTGCGGGGTTGCTtaagagaagggaaaatgagTCCGAAGTATCAGATAATGGAATATACCAAGGAGCTGCTGGAAATGGTAAATCGACAAGTACGCAAAAGaatgttttttataatttgCCTGAGAAAAATGAAGTTTCAAGTGGAGAGATAATCGAAGACCGCAAAAGTAGAAATTGTGATGTTACCAAAGGGAGGTGGGTTTCTGATGAGAACTACGCTCTGTACACAAATGTTTCATGTCCCTTCATAGATGAAGGTTTTGATTGTCAAGGTAATGGCAGATTGGATAAAGAGTACATGAAGTGGAGGTGGCAGCCTCAAGATTGTGACATTCCAAG GTTCAATGCAACGAAAATGCTAGAACTGATTAGGGGGAAGAGACTAGTTTTTGTGGGGGATTCAATTAACAGAAACCAATGGGAATCCATGCTGTGTCTGCTAATGGGAGCAATCAAAGATCCGAAGAGGGTGTACGAGACTCGTGGGCGGAGGATCACCAAAGAGAAGGGAGATTACAGTTTCAAGTTTGTG GATTATAAGTGCACAGTCGAGTACTATGCAACCCATTTCTTGGTTCATGAAAGCAAGGCAAGGCTCGGCAAGAAACGGGTGCAAACCTTGAAGATTGACACTATAGATAAGGGCTCATCGAGATGGAGAGGAGCTGATATTCTGGTCTTCAACACTGCACATTGGTGGACTCATTTCAAAACAAAAGCTGG GATCAACTATTACCAGGAAAGGGGCCAAGTTCACCCTCATCTTGATGTTTCAACAGCTTTCCAAAGGGCTTTAGTAACATGGGCTTCATGGGTTGATAAACATACCAATCCAGGAAAAAACCAAGTTTTCTTTCGAAGTTCTGCCCCTTCCCATTTCAG AGGAGGCCAGTGGAATTCCGGTGGTCACTGCAAAGAAGCTACTGAACCACTTcccaaaatttcaagtttcaactaCCCTGAGAAGAATTCTATTGTGGAGAAGGTCATAAAGCAGATGAAAACTCCGGTAACTTACTTGAATGTAACCAGTTTATCCGAGTACAGAATCGATGCTCACCCATCTGTATATGGTAGAAAATTTCGTAAGAGCTACTCTTCTAGCTTTCAAGACTGTAGCCATTGGTGTCTTCCTGGCGTTCCAGATACCTGGAATGAATTGTTGTATTACCATTTGCATTTTGAAAGAAGAGAAATGTGGTAG
- the LOC131304716 gene encoding protein trichome birefringence-like 6 isoform X2 has translation MEKLRSFSIKTTRFLLFAFTISSSVIFLIFFSLWLIRATSSVHQQTHFMFNTPTQSLGLKPLTLQTSTASTRNFSAILIDTHFTTPENRSRFANVPRFQTKEGGTEVSGHGNIANFAINGTSISNRVAKSENTYGFAQGSIAGLLKRRENESEVSDNGIYQGAAGNGKSTSTQKNVFYNLPEKNEVSSGEIIEDRKSRNCDVTKGRLDKEYMKWRWQPQDCDIPRFNATKMLELIRGKRLVFVGDSINRNQWESMLCLLMGAIKDPKRVYETRGRRITKEKGDYSFKFVDYKCTVEYYATHFLVHESKARLGKKRVQTLKIDTIDKGSSRWRGADILVFNTAHWWTHFKTKAGINYYQERGQVHPHLDVSTAFQRALVTWASWVDKHTNPGKNQVFFRSSAPSHFRGGQWNSGGHCKEATEPLPKISSFNYPEKNSIVEKVIKQMKTPVTYLNVTSLSEYRIDAHPSVYGRKFRKSYSSSFQDCSHWCLPGVPDTWNELLYYHLHFERREMW, from the exons ATGGAGAAGCTGAGGAGTTTCTCCATTAAAACCACTAGATTCTTGCTGTTTGCTTTCACAATCTCTTCCTCCGTCATTTTTCTAATCTTCTTCTCCCTCTGGCTTATTAGGGCTACTTCTTCTGTTCACCAACAAACCCATTTTATGTTCAACACGCCCACTCAAAGTCTAGGCCTCAAGCCCTTAACTCTTCAGACTTCGACCGCTTCCACTAGAAATTTCTCAGCAATTCTGATTGATACCCATTTCACGACACCAGAAAATAGGTCCCGGTTTGCTAATGTTCCAAGATTTCAGACCAAGGAAGGTGGTACGGAAGTGTCAGGCCATGGGAATATTGCGAATTTTGCTATAAATGGAACTTCCATCAGTAATCGTGTCGCGAAATCTGAAAATACTTACGGGTTTGCTCAAGGTTCAATTGCGGGGTTGCTtaagagaagggaaaatgagTCCGAAGTATCAGATAATGGAATATACCAAGGAGCTGCTGGAAATGGTAAATCGACAAGTACGCAAAAGaatgttttttataatttgCCTGAGAAAAATGAAGTTTCAAGTGGAGAGATAATCGAAGACCGCAAAAGTAGAAATTGTGATGTTACCAAAGGGAG ATTGGATAAAGAGTACATGAAGTGGAGGTGGCAGCCTCAAGATTGTGACATTCCAAG GTTCAATGCAACGAAAATGCTAGAACTGATTAGGGGGAAGAGACTAGTTTTTGTGGGGGATTCAATTAACAGAAACCAATGGGAATCCATGCTGTGTCTGCTAATGGGAGCAATCAAAGATCCGAAGAGGGTGTACGAGACTCGTGGGCGGAGGATCACCAAAGAGAAGGGAGATTACAGTTTCAAGTTTGTG GATTATAAGTGCACAGTCGAGTACTATGCAACCCATTTCTTGGTTCATGAAAGCAAGGCAAGGCTCGGCAAGAAACGGGTGCAAACCTTGAAGATTGACACTATAGATAAGGGCTCATCGAGATGGAGAGGAGCTGATATTCTGGTCTTCAACACTGCACATTGGTGGACTCATTTCAAAACAAAAGCTGG GATCAACTATTACCAGGAAAGGGGCCAAGTTCACCCTCATCTTGATGTTTCAACAGCTTTCCAAAGGGCTTTAGTAACATGGGCTTCATGGGTTGATAAACATACCAATCCAGGAAAAAACCAAGTTTTCTTTCGAAGTTCTGCCCCTTCCCATTTCAG AGGAGGCCAGTGGAATTCCGGTGGTCACTGCAAAGAAGCTACTGAACCACTTcccaaaatttcaagtttcaactaCCCTGAGAAGAATTCTATTGTGGAGAAGGTCATAAAGCAGATGAAAACTCCGGTAACTTACTTGAATGTAACCAGTTTATCCGAGTACAGAATCGATGCTCACCCATCTGTATATGGTAGAAAATTTCGTAAGAGCTACTCTTCTAGCTTTCAAGACTGTAGCCATTGGTGTCTTCCTGGCGTTCCAGATACCTGGAATGAATTGTTGTATTACCATTTGCATTTTGAAAGAAGAGAAATGTGGTAG